In Amycolatopsis solani, a single window of DNA contains:
- a CDS encoding cytochrome P450, whose translation MEVQPVPYPFADPVALRLHPRFAELRDSGAPVRVTMPYGGDAWLVTRYEQTRFVLSDPRFSRAAAAGADVPRGRPGLEPAGNLLAMDPPEHHRIRGLVAKAFTARRVELLQPRVREIADTLLDAIGPPADFASAVAWELPVQVIGELLGVPPGERRMVRRCTETLVASGGGVAPADVAEARGKLAGALKTLIAQRRTEPADDLLTALVAARDEDDRLTDNELLMLGVALLAGGHETTANLIGSFLVELLSDRERWTALVARPEVIPSAVEELLRFVPLVTVADLARIATEDLEIGGRIIRAGDAVLVQLDSANRDESVFSSAGELDFTREVNHHLAFGFGVHHCVGAPLARLELRVLLSTLVRRLPGLRLAIPAADLEWRRGGLMRGVTSLPVTW comes from the coding sequence ATGGAGGTCCAACCGGTGCCCTACCCCTTCGCCGATCCCGTGGCACTGCGGCTCCACCCGCGGTTCGCCGAGCTGCGCGATTCCGGCGCACCGGTCCGCGTCACCATGCCCTACGGCGGTGACGCCTGGCTCGTGACGCGTTACGAGCAGACGCGGTTCGTGCTGTCGGACCCCCGGTTTTCGCGTGCCGCCGCGGCGGGGGCGGATGTGCCGCGCGGGCGTCCCGGGCTCGAGCCCGCGGGCAACCTGCTGGCCATGGATCCGCCGGAGCATCACCGGATCCGCGGGTTGGTGGCCAAGGCGTTCACCGCCCGGCGGGTGGAGCTGCTCCAGCCGCGGGTCCGGGAAATCGCCGACACGCTCCTCGACGCGATCGGCCCGCCCGCCGACTTCGCCTCGGCCGTGGCGTGGGAGCTGCCCGTGCAGGTGATCGGCGAGCTGCTCGGTGTGCCGCCTGGCGAACGCCGGATGGTGCGCCGGTGCACCGAAACGCTGGTCGCCTCGGGCGGCGGCGTGGCACCCGCGGACGTCGCCGAAGCACGCGGAAAGCTGGCGGGCGCGCTGAAGACGTTGATCGCGCAGCGCCGAACCGAGCCGGCCGACGACCTGCTGACCGCGCTCGTCGCGGCCCGCGACGAGGACGATCGCCTGACGGACAACGAATTGCTCATGCTCGGCGTGGCGTTGCTGGCGGGCGGCCACGAGACCACGGCGAACCTGATCGGGAGCTTCCTGGTGGAGCTGCTGTCCGACCGCGAACGGTGGACGGCGCTCGTCGCACGTCCGGAGGTGATCCCGTCCGCCGTCGAGGAACTGCTGCGGTTCGTGCCGCTGGTGACGGTCGCGGATCTCGCGCGGATCGCCACGGAGGATCTGGAAATCGGCGGTCGAATCATCCGGGCCGGTGACGCGGTTCTGGTCCAGCTGGATTCGGCCAACCGCGACGAATCGGTCTTTTCGTCAGCGGGAGAACTGGATTTCACCCGCGAAGTCAACCACCACCTCGCGTTCGGTTTCGGCGTGCACCACTGCGTCGGCGCGCCGCTGGCCCGGCTGGAGCTGCGCGTCCTGCTCTCGACGCTGGTCCGGCGCCTGCCGGGCCTGCGCCTCGCGATCCCCGCGGCGGACCTCGAATGGCGCCGCGGCGGGTTGATGCGCGGGGTCACGAGCTTGCCCGTCACCTGGTGA
- a CDS encoding alpha-L-arabinofuranosidase B — protein sequence MKRSRSIVLSIALILTGLVSAGPPAGAAGSLPCDVYGSAGTPCVGAHSTVRALYSAYNGPLYQVRRADGATTDIGLLTTGGIANAAAQDSFCGTSACVISEIYDQSPRHNHLTIEGAGGAGAADVGAPANALPISIGGHTAYGVEISPGMGYRNNNTSGVAVNGQPEGMYMVASATHVNGGCCFDYGNAETNNQDTGNGHMDAVYLGLRCEFGGCNSSGGPWVAADLENGLFQSNTGTQASDPGPGIIPFVTAMLNNNGQNHFALKRGNAQTGGLTTTYSGSEPTVKSGYSPLHQEGAIVLGTGGDNSNADVGSFFEGVMTAGVPSDAADNAVQSSIVAAGYGGSNGVAGGTLTPGSSISLRATTACCTTRYLRHAGGDAVTSVISASSSALDKNDATWIVRRGLANSSCLSFESKNYPGDYLRHSNYQLHRQPDDGSALLTNDATFCAGAGNSGSFTSFQSLNYPGYYVRHYNATVYIASNGGANPWDNTASWAADTTWEVTQPWA from the coding sequence ATGAAACGTTCGCGAAGCATCGTGCTGTCCATCGCCCTGATCCTCACCGGCCTGGTCTCCGCCGGGCCACCGGCCGGCGCCGCGGGGTCGCTCCCCTGCGACGTCTACGGCTCCGCGGGCACGCCCTGCGTCGGCGCGCACAGCACCGTGCGTGCCCTGTACTCCGCCTACAACGGCCCGCTCTACCAGGTGCGCCGCGCCGACGGCGCCACCACCGACATCGGGCTGCTCACCACGGGCGGGATCGCGAACGCGGCGGCGCAGGACTCCTTCTGCGGCACCTCGGCCTGCGTCATCTCCGAGATCTACGACCAGTCGCCGCGGCACAACCACCTGACCATCGAAGGTGCCGGTGGCGCCGGCGCGGCCGACGTCGGCGCCCCGGCGAACGCGCTGCCGATCAGCATCGGCGGGCACACCGCCTACGGCGTCGAGATCTCCCCCGGCATGGGCTACCGCAACAACAACACCAGCGGGGTGGCGGTCAACGGCCAGCCCGAGGGCATGTACATGGTCGCATCGGCCACGCACGTCAACGGCGGCTGCTGCTTCGACTACGGCAACGCCGAAACGAACAACCAGGACACCGGCAACGGCCACATGGACGCGGTGTACCTCGGCCTGCGCTGCGAGTTCGGCGGCTGCAACAGCTCCGGCGGGCCGTGGGTGGCGGCCGACCTCGAAAACGGGCTCTTCCAGTCGAACACCGGAACCCAGGCCTCCGATCCCGGGCCCGGCATCATCCCGTTCGTCACGGCGATGCTGAACAACAACGGCCAGAACCACTTCGCGCTCAAGCGCGGCAACGCCCAGACCGGCGGGCTCACGACCACCTACTCCGGCTCGGAACCGACCGTGAAGTCCGGGTACTCGCCGCTGCACCAGGAAGGCGCGATCGTCCTCGGCACCGGCGGCGACAACAGCAACGCCGACGTCGGCTCGTTCTTCGAAGGCGTGATGACCGCCGGCGTACCGAGCGACGCGGCCGACAACGCCGTGCAGAGCAGCATCGTGGCGGCCGGCTACGGCGGCTCGAACGGCGTCGCCGGCGGCACGCTCACCCCGGGCTCGTCGATCTCGCTGCGCGCGACCACCGCGTGCTGCACGACCCGCTACCTGCGCCACGCCGGCGGCGACGCGGTCACGTCCGTGATCAGCGCGAGCAGTTCCGCGCTCGACAAGAACGACGCCACCTGGATCGTCCGCCGCGGCCTGGCCAACAGCTCCTGCCTGTCCTTCGAGTCGAAGAACTACCCGGGCGACTACCTGCGGCATTCGAACTACCAGCTGCACCGCCAGCCCGACGACGGCAGCGCCCTGCTGACCAACGACGCCACGTTCTGCGCCGGCGCCGGCAACAGCGGCTCGTTCACGTCGTTCCAGTCGCTCAACTACCCTGGTTACTACGTCCGGCACTACAACGCCACCGTGTACATCGCGAGCAACGGCGGCGCGAACCCTTGGGACAACACGGCTTCGTGGGCCGCGGACACCACGTGGGAGGTCACCCAGCCCTGGGCCTGA
- a CDS encoding SDR family NAD(P)-dependent oxidoreductase: MKELDGQTVVLVGGSAGIGFETARLARAEGAEVVLTARDPAKLERAAEALGARGTAAFDASDAAAVAGFFGALPGPIDHVLVTAGGPHYGPLLEMSAEDVRTAVSDHIVVSLEIARHAVPKMRPGGSILLMGGTGGRRVGHGLGIVSAATAALPPFTAALALEVAPVRVNLIAAGFVDTPLSAALLGDALEDRRAELRAKLPIGRVVGPADVAALAVHLMTNTALTGATYDIDGGQQFVF; this comes from the coding sequence ATGAAGGAACTGGACGGGCAGACCGTGGTGCTGGTCGGCGGCAGCGCCGGCATCGGGTTCGAGACGGCGCGGCTGGCGCGGGCCGAAGGCGCCGAGGTGGTGCTCACCGCCCGCGACCCGGCCAAGCTCGAGCGCGCCGCGGAAGCGCTCGGGGCGCGCGGCACGGCCGCCTTCGACGCCTCGGACGCCGCCGCGGTGGCGGGTTTCTTCGGCGCCCTGCCCGGCCCGATCGACCACGTGCTGGTCACCGCGGGCGGCCCGCACTACGGGCCGCTGCTCGAGATGAGCGCCGAAGACGTGCGGACGGCCGTCAGCGACCACATCGTCGTCTCCCTCGAGATCGCCCGCCACGCCGTGCCGAAGATGCGCCCGGGCGGGTCGATCCTGCTGATGGGCGGCACCGGCGGCCGTCGCGTCGGGCACGGCCTCGGCATCGTCTCGGCCGCGACGGCCGCGCTGCCGCCGTTCACCGCGGCACTGGCCCTCGAAGTCGCGCCGGTGCGCGTCAACCTGATCGCCGCCGGGTTCGTCGACACCCCGCTGTCGGCGGCGCTGCTCGGCGACGCGCTCGAGGACCGGCGGGCCGAGCTGCGGGCCAAGCTGCCGATCGGCCGGGTGGTCGGCCCGGCCGACGTCGCCGCGCTGGCCGTCCACCTGATGACCAACACGGCGCTGACGGGCGCGACCTACGACATCGACGGCGGGCAGCAGTTCGTCTTCTGA
- a CDS encoding VOC family protein — translation MDMKLEVVVLPVTDVDRSKHFYTALGWREDADIVFGETRIVQLTPPGSAASIQFGRGITDAAPGSVRGTYLVVDDVEAARAELAGHGADVTEVFHRDATGAFAPGIHPDRGTYSSFASFSDPDGNTWLLQEITDRLPGRVTGVAYGSTAKLERALRDAAAAHGEHEKETGQYDEEWPVWYAEYMARHQDA, via the coding sequence ATGGACATGAAGCTCGAAGTCGTCGTCCTGCCCGTCACCGACGTCGACCGGTCCAAGCACTTCTACACGGCACTCGGCTGGCGCGAAGACGCCGACATCGTTTTCGGCGAAACCCGGATCGTGCAGCTCACCCCGCCGGGATCCGCGGCGTCGATCCAGTTCGGCCGCGGGATCACCGACGCCGCCCCGGGTTCGGTCCGCGGCACCTACCTCGTCGTCGACGACGTCGAGGCGGCCCGCGCCGAGCTCGCCGGCCACGGCGCCGACGTGACCGAGGTGTTCCACCGCGACGCGACCGGCGCGTTCGCCCCCGGCATCCACCCCGACCGCGGCACCTACTCGTCGTTCGCGTCGTTCAGCGACCCGGACGGCAACACCTGGCTGCTGCAGGAGATCACCGACCGGCTGCCGGGCCGGGTCACCGGCGTGGCCTACGGCTCGACGGCGAAGCTGGAGCGGGCGCTGCGCGACGCCGCGGCCGCGCACGGCGAGCACGAGAAGGAGACCGGGCAGTACGACGAGGAATGGCCGGTCTGGTACGCGGAATACATGGCGCGGCACCAGGACGCTTGA
- a CDS encoding alcohol dehydrogenase catalytic domain-containing protein: MSYRAFEVTGQREFVLAERELRDPLPGEVRLRVEACGVCHSDTLAVEGLRADPARPVVPGHEIVGVVDATGAGVTAWAPGDRVGVGYLNGHCGQCENCRRGDFVNCTDQPWTGTTTDGGYAEVAYARATGLVRIPDGARALDVAPLLCAGLTVYRALLTAGARPGSLVAVQGIGGLGHLGIQYAKALGYRVAAIARGTGKARLAEELGADEYIDSTATDPGEALTRLGGAAAIVATAASGASMSPLVAGLGTRGQLLVVGAAPDPIEVRTPSLIFGTRSVTGALTGTSIENEDSLRLAHGRGILSRNEIMPFSEAPKAYERMLSGDARFRLVLDIRH, encoded by the coding sequence ATGTCCTACCGTGCGTTCGAAGTGACCGGGCAGCGCGAGTTCGTCCTGGCCGAGCGCGAACTCCGCGACCCGCTGCCGGGTGAAGTGCGCCTGCGCGTCGAGGCCTGCGGGGTCTGCCACAGCGACACCCTCGCCGTCGAGGGCCTGCGTGCCGACCCGGCGAGGCCGGTCGTGCCCGGCCACGAAATCGTCGGCGTCGTCGACGCGACCGGCGCCGGCGTGACGGCGTGGGCGCCCGGCGACCGGGTGGGCGTCGGCTACCTCAACGGTCACTGCGGGCAGTGCGAGAACTGCCGCCGCGGCGACTTCGTCAACTGCACCGACCAGCCCTGGACCGGCACGACGACCGACGGCGGCTACGCCGAGGTCGCCTACGCCCGCGCCACCGGGCTGGTCCGCATCCCCGACGGCGCCCGCGCGCTCGACGTCGCACCGCTGCTGTGCGCCGGGCTGACCGTCTACCGCGCGCTGCTCACCGCCGGCGCGCGGCCGGGGTCACTCGTCGCGGTGCAGGGCATCGGCGGCCTCGGCCACCTCGGCATCCAGTACGCCAAGGCGCTCGGCTACCGCGTGGCGGCGATCGCCCGCGGCACCGGGAAAGCCCGGCTGGCCGAAGAACTCGGCGCCGACGAGTACATCGACAGCACCGCCACCGACCCGGGCGAGGCACTGACCCGGCTCGGCGGCGCCGCGGCCATCGTCGCGACGGCGGCCAGCGGCGCGTCGATGTCCCCGCTGGTCGCCGGGCTCGGCACCCGCGGGCAGCTGCTGGTCGTCGGGGCCGCACCGGACCCCATCGAGGTCCGGACGCCGTCGCTCATCTTCGGCACGCGCTCGGTGACCGGCGCCCTCACCGGGACGTCGATCGAGAACGAGGACAGCCTCCGGCTGGCGCACGGACGGGGAATCCTCAGCCGCAACGAGATCATGCCGTTTTCGGAGGCGCCGAAGGCGTACGAGCGCATGCTGTCCGGCGACGCGCGGTTCCGCCTCGTCCTCGACATCCGGCACTGA
- a CDS encoding DJ-1/PfpI family protein produces the protein MHRRDFLRISAASTGAAAFAVGGAGTAEGETRSGPLRVQILVFDGVEEQDVIGPVAVLGHAGHQGAEVQVTLVKPGSPGEVTGTFGTRFAVPAAWNPTAGDILIVPGGGYAMKDGPGVNALAKDKTVLRDLARAHRAGVLVTGVCTGVMVLAAAGLTQGRPCTTHHLAKADLAARQTQVIDARVVDDGDLVTAGGVTSGLDLALWLVTRELGSSVAAGVESVLEYEQRGAVWRRP, from the coding sequence ATGCACCGCAGGGACTTTCTCCGGATCTCCGCCGCTTCGACCGGAGCCGCGGCCTTCGCCGTGGGCGGGGCAGGAACCGCTGAGGGCGAGACCAGATCCGGGCCGCTGCGGGTGCAGATCCTGGTGTTCGACGGGGTCGAGGAGCAGGACGTCATCGGTCCCGTCGCCGTGCTGGGCCACGCCGGCCACCAAGGCGCGGAAGTCCAGGTGACGCTCGTGAAACCCGGCTCACCCGGCGAGGTCACCGGGACGTTCGGCACGAGGTTCGCCGTCCCGGCGGCCTGGAACCCGACTGCCGGCGACATCCTGATCGTGCCCGGCGGCGGCTACGCCATGAAGGACGGCCCGGGCGTCAACGCACTGGCCAAGGACAAGACCGTGCTGCGCGATCTCGCCCGCGCGCACCGGGCCGGCGTGCTCGTGACCGGGGTCTGCACCGGCGTGATGGTCCTCGCCGCGGCGGGCCTGACCCAGGGCCGCCCGTGCACCACGCACCACCTCGCGAAGGCGGACCTCGCCGCCCGGCAGACCCAGGTGATCGACGCCCGCGTGGTCGACGACGGCGACCTCGTCACCGCGGGCGGCGTCACCTCGGGCCTGGATCTCGCCCTGTGGCTGGTCACCCGCGAACTGGGCTCGTCCGTCGCCGCCGGCGTCGAGTCCGTGCTGGAGTACGAGCAGCGCGGAGCGGTGTGGCGGCGGCCCTAG
- a CDS encoding SWIM zinc finger family protein, with amino-acid sequence MTEPLPWWATRFLRALTAIGVLLPAPGRGRVVSLEVGAGRVDAEVRDERAHQVRIGLTAFGKADWAAITHALAAKASATVLLLSGELPRDVEQIFKAVRLPLFPSSAREVSLDCTCSAVEVPCGHLNAVFSALVARVGEDPFTVLALRGRNREALLEDLKNRLISAEPLDPDDQSPALTDVMDTFFDSGQAPGLGGAAPLHGPRTAPGAVLDQAPPFALTAGGEDVAELLRPVYRALASDEHGVG; translated from the coding sequence ATGACTGAGCCACTCCCGTGGTGGGCGACCCGGTTCCTGCGCGCGTTGACGGCGATCGGCGTCCTCCTGCCCGCACCCGGCCGAGGCCGCGTCGTGTCGTTGGAGGTCGGCGCCGGCCGCGTCGACGCCGAGGTGCGGGACGAGCGGGCGCACCAGGTGCGGATCGGGCTCACGGCGTTCGGGAAAGCGGACTGGGCGGCGATCACCCACGCCCTCGCCGCGAAGGCGTCGGCCACGGTGCTGCTGCTCAGCGGCGAACTTCCCCGCGACGTCGAGCAGATCTTCAAAGCCGTGCGGTTGCCGCTGTTCCCGTCGTCGGCGCGGGAGGTGTCCCTGGACTGCACCTGCTCGGCCGTCGAGGTGCCGTGCGGTCACCTGAACGCCGTGTTCTCCGCCCTCGTGGCGCGGGTCGGCGAGGATCCGTTCACCGTCCTCGCGCTGCGCGGCCGGAACCGCGAAGCGCTGCTCGAGGACCTGAAGAACCGGCTGATCTCCGCCGAGCCGCTCGACCCGGACGACCAGTCCCCGGCCCTGACCGATGTCATGGACACGTTCTTCGACAGCGGTCAGGCTCCTGGTCTGGGCGGCGCGGCACCGTTGCACGGACCACGGACGGCGCCCGGCGCGGTGCTGGACCAGGCCCCGCCGTTCGCGCTCACGGCGGGCGGCGAAGACGTCGCCGAGCTGCTCCGGCCGGTGTACCGCGCCCTCGCGTCCGATGAGCACGGCGTCGGCTAG
- a CDS encoding DEAD/DEAH box helicase → MPVVHALWSPGRGLLLWAEHDRRPSGTSSRSARIALSHPFAVSSAQLTALHPGKPTSVTVLLPSRASRPLASAEAAGGTRRGPAPSLRPWSVPALVVDPAELDDLDDSAAYGASVTYLRAVSRFAADLVRRGRVLPTLVRQGDAAEARWRPVLQGVDSVAFDALVAAMPPVGRAEEIAPLTGASPRALVTDALHAFVDTAVRDRLARADPPVDLRADRGAAGVWLAALQGGDPRVELPLDELAVVADAVAKWDEVADTDVVDGRACFRLAEVGTLRHAADDDPADQTGDGTKWQLQFLLRSTADPSLLLSAGQIWSGEANGLVRDPKGLLVAELGRAALVEPMLAPALRRTRPSEYDLTVEEAEHFLTSGATRLIEAGFEAQLPATWDGRRRLGLRLSVRSTPSEQVVARSRVGRDELAGFRWSVAVGDDEIGEEELARLVAAKTPLVRLRGRWVSVDADRLRAGLEFLRRDPHRQPVRPTAAELLELVNLGLETPLPVTGVRAGGWVGDVLAGRVHRTLRPVALPPSFRATLRPYQQRGVAWLAFMSALGLGACLADDMGLGKTVQTLALEAAERADGDRQPTLVLCPMSLVGMWQREAADFAPGLRVLAHHGSARASGDALAEQVDAADLVVTTYATAARDAGELEKVTWRRLVLDEAHAVKNADTATAKAVRRFTAGHRLALTGTPVENRLADLWSVLDLLNPGLLGSRFEFRQRFAAPIERGGDTAAAAALRRLTQPYLLRRVKTDPAIVPELPEKLEIRQEYRLTREQGTLYRAIVEEMMKKIENSHGIKRRGNVLAAITKLKQVCNHPAHLLHDGSPIGDRSGKVNRLEEILAEILAAGDRVLCFTQYTEFGHLLVPHLSDRLGTEVAFLHGSLAKGARDAIVDRFQSGDGPRILLLSLKAGGSGLTLTAASQVLHLDRWWNPAVENQATDRAFRIGQGRNVQVRKFLCPGTIEDRIDTLIAKKRALAGMVVGEGESWLTELSTDALRGVLALGEEALDD, encoded by the coding sequence TTGCCCGTGGTGCACGCGCTGTGGTCGCCGGGCCGGGGTTTGCTGCTCTGGGCCGAGCACGACCGGCGGCCGAGCGGTACGTCGAGCCGCTCGGCGCGGATCGCGCTTTCCCATCCTTTCGCGGTTTCCAGTGCGCAGCTGACCGCGCTGCACCCTGGCAAACCCACCTCGGTGACGGTGCTGCTGCCCTCGCGAGCGAGCCGGCCGCTCGCCTCCGCCGAGGCGGCGGGCGGCACGCGGCGGGGCCCGGCGCCGTCGTTGCGGCCGTGGTCGGTGCCGGCGCTGGTCGTGGACCCCGCCGAGCTGGACGACCTCGACGACTCCGCCGCCTACGGCGCTTCGGTCACCTACCTGCGAGCCGTGTCCCGCTTCGCCGCGGATCTGGTGCGGCGCGGACGGGTGCTGCCGACGCTGGTCCGCCAGGGCGACGCGGCCGAGGCCCGCTGGCGCCCGGTGCTCCAGGGCGTGGACTCCGTCGCGTTCGACGCGCTCGTCGCGGCCATGCCGCCGGTCGGCCGCGCCGAGGAGATCGCGCCGCTCACCGGGGCGTCGCCGCGCGCGCTCGTCACCGATGCCCTGCACGCCTTCGTCGACACGGCGGTGCGGGACCGGCTGGCGCGGGCGGACCCGCCGGTCGACCTGCGCGCGGACCGGGGCGCGGCCGGGGTGTGGCTGGCCGCCCTGCAGGGCGGCGATCCCCGCGTCGAGCTGCCGCTGGACGAGCTCGCCGTGGTGGCGGACGCCGTCGCGAAGTGGGACGAGGTCGCCGACACCGACGTCGTCGACGGCCGGGCGTGCTTCCGGCTGGCCGAGGTCGGCACCCTGCGCCACGCCGCCGATGACGATCCCGCCGACCAGACCGGCGACGGCACCAAGTGGCAGCTGCAGTTCCTCCTGCGCTCGACGGCCGACCCGAGCCTGCTGCTGTCGGCGGGGCAGATCTGGTCGGGCGAGGCGAACGGGCTGGTCCGGGACCCGAAGGGGCTGCTCGTCGCCGAACTGGGCCGGGCCGCGCTGGTGGAACCGATGCTGGCGCCGGCGCTGCGCCGGACGCGGCCGTCCGAATACGACCTCACCGTCGAGGAAGCCGAACACTTCCTCACCTCGGGCGCGACCCGGCTGATCGAGGCCGGGTTCGAAGCGCAGCTCCCGGCCACCTGGGACGGCCGGCGCCGGCTCGGGCTGCGCCTGTCCGTCCGCAGCACGCCGTCCGAGCAGGTCGTGGCCCGCAGCCGGGTGGGCCGCGACGAGCTGGCCGGGTTCCGCTGGTCGGTCGCGGTCGGCGACGACGAAATCGGCGAGGAGGAACTGGCCCGGCTGGTCGCGGCGAAGACCCCACTGGTGCGGCTGCGGGGCCGGTGGGTCAGCGTCGACGCCGACCGGCTCCGCGCCGGGCTCGAGTTCCTGCGCCGCGACCCGCACCGGCAGCCCGTGCGCCCCACCGCGGCCGAGCTGCTGGAGCTGGTCAACCTCGGGCTCGAGACGCCGCTCCCGGTCACCGGCGTCCGCGCCGGCGGCTGGGTCGGGGACGTCCTGGCCGGGCGGGTCCACCGGACGCTGCGGCCGGTCGCGCTGCCGCCGTCGTTCCGCGCCACGCTCCGCCCCTACCAGCAGCGCGGTGTCGCGTGGCTCGCGTTCATGTCGGCGCTGGGGCTCGGCGCGTGCCTGGCCGACGACATGGGCCTCGGCAAGACCGTCCAGACGCTGGCGCTCGAGGCCGCCGAGCGGGCGGACGGCGATCGCCAGCCGACGCTGGTGCTGTGCCCGATGTCGCTGGTCGGCATGTGGCAGCGGGAGGCGGCGGACTTCGCACCCGGCCTGCGCGTCCTCGCCCACCACGGCAGCGCCCGCGCGAGCGGGGACGCGCTCGCCGAGCAGGTCGACGCGGCCGACCTCGTCGTCACGACCTACGCCACCGCCGCCCGTGACGCCGGCGAGCTCGAGAAGGTCACCTGGCGGCGCCTGGTGCTCGACGAAGCCCATGCCGTCAAGAACGCCGACACCGCGACGGCCAAGGCGGTGCGGCGGTTCACCGCCGGGCACCGGCTCGCGCTGACCGGCACCCCGGTGGAGAACCGGCTGGCCGACCTGTGGTCGGTGCTGGACCTGCTCAACCCCGGGCTGCTCGGCAGCCGGTTCGAGTTCCGGCAACGGTTCGCGGCCCCGATCGAGCGCGGCGGCGACACCGCCGCGGCGGCCGCGTTGCGCCGGCTCACGCAGCCGTACCTGCTGCGCCGGGTGAAGACGGACCCCGCGATCGTCCCGGAGCTCCCGGAAAAGCTCGAGATCCGGCAGGAGTACCGGCTCACCCGCGAACAGGGCACGCTGTACCGCGCGATCGTCGAAGAGATGATGAAGAAGATCGAGAACAGCCACGGCATCAAGCGCCGCGGCAACGTCCTCGCCGCGATCACGAAGCTCAAGCAGGTCTGCAACCACCCCGCGCACCTGCTGCACGACGGTTCCCCGATCGGCGACCGCTCCGGCAAGGTCAACCGGCTCGAAGAGATCCTGGCGGAAATCCTGGCGGCGGGCGATCGGGTGCTGTGCTTCACGCAGTACACCGAATTCGGGCACCTGCTCGTGCCGCACCTGTCGGACCGGCTCGGCACCGAAGTCGCGTTCCTGCACGGGAGCCTGGCCAAGGGGGCGCGGGACGCGATCGTGGACCGCTTCCAGTCCGGCGACGGCCCGCGGATCCTCCTGCTCTCGCTCAAGGCGGGCGGCTCCGGGCTCACGCTGACCGCCGCCAGCCAGGTCCTGCACCTGGACCGCTGGTGGAACCCGGCCGTGGAGAACCAGGCCACCGACCGGGCGTTCCGGATCGGGCAGGGCCGGAACGTCCAGGTCCGGAAGTTCCTGTGCCCGGGCACCATCGAGGACCGGATCGACACCCTGATCGCCAAGAAACGCGCGCTCGCGGGCATGGTCGTCGGCGAGGGGGAAAGCTGGCTCACCGAACTGTCCACGGACGCGCTGCGCGGGGTGCTGGCGCTGGGGGAGGAGGCGCTCGATGACTGA